TTTCCGTAGGGCTTGGGGTAGGCGTGGATGCGACGACTAAAATCTTTTCACAAGGCAATATCCAAAACACAGATGTCAAAACCGATCTAGCGATTCAAGGCGATGGCTTTTTTATCATTAGCCCTGATAGGGGGATTACGCGCAATTTCACTAGAGATGGGGAGTTCCTTTTTGACTCGCAAGGGAGTTTGGTTACTACCGGCGGTCTTGTGGTGCAAGGGTGGGTGAGAAACGGGAGCGATACCGGCAATAAAGGGAGCGATACGGACGCTTTAAAAGTGGATAACACCGGCCCTTTAGAAAACATTAGAATTGATCCTGGAATGGTGATGCCAGCCAGAGCGAGTAACCGCATTTCTATGAGAGCGAATTTAAACGCTGGAAGGCATGCGGATCAAACAGCGGCGATATTTGCTTTGGATTCTTCGGCTAAAACCCCTTCAGATGGCATTAATCCGGTGTATGATTCAGGCACGAATCTAGCTCAAGTCGCCGAAGACATGGGGTCTTTATACAATGAAGATGGCGACGCTCTTTTATTGAATGAAAATCAAGGGATTTGGGTGAGCTATAAGAGCGCAAAAATGATCAAAGACATCCTCCCTTCTGCAGAAAACAGCACGCTTGAGTTGAATGGGGTTAAGATTTCTTTCACGAACGATTCAGCGGTGAGCAGGACTTCAAGCTTGGTGGCGGCGAAAAATGCGATCAATGCGGTCAAAAGCCAGACAGGCATTGAAGCTTATTTGGACGGCAAGCAGTTGCGTTTGGAAAACACCAATGAATTAGACGGCGATGAAAAGCTTAAAAACATTGTGGTCACTCAAGCCGGAACTGGGGCGTTCGCTAACTTTTTAGACGGCGATAAAGATGTAACGGCTTTCAAATACAGCTACACGCATTCTATCAGCCCTAATGCGGATATTGGGCAGTTTAGGACCACTGAAGACTTGCGTGCATTGATCCAGCATGACGCTAATATCGTTAAAGATCCTAGCTTGGCGGACAATTACCAGGACTCAGCCGCTTCTATAGGGGTTACAATCAATCAATACGGCATGTTTGAAATCAACAATAAAGACAATAAAAATGTCATTAAAGAAAATCTTAATATCTTTGTGAGCGGGTATTCTTCAGACAGCGTAACGAACAATGTTTTGTTTAAAAATGCGATGAAAGGGCTTAATACCGCTTCTTTAATTGAAGGGGGAGCGTCAGCGAGCAGTTCCAAATTCACCCACGCTACGCATGCGACAAGCATTGATGTGATAGACAGCTTAGGCACTAAACACGCTATGCGCATTGAGTTTTATAGGAGCGGAGGAGCGGAATGGAATTTTAGAGTGATCGTGCCTGAGCCTGGGGAATTAGTAGGGGGGTCAGCGGCTAGGCCTAATGTGTTTGAAGGAGGTCGTTTGCATTTTAATAACGACGGATCGCTTGCAGGCATGAACCCGCCTCTTTTGCAATTTGACCCTAAAAATGGCGCTGATGCCCCTCAACGCATCAATTTAGCCTTTGGTTCTTCAGGGAGCTTTGACGGGCTCACGAGCGTGGATAAGATTTCTGAAACTTATGCGATTGAGCAAAACGGCTATCAAGCGGGCGATTTGATGGATGTCCGCTTTGATTCAGACGGGGTGCTTTTAGGAGCGTTCAGTAACGGCAGGACTTTAGCGCTCGCTCAAGTGGCTTTAGCGAATTTCGCTAACGATGCGGGCTTACAGGCTTTAGGCGGGAATGTCTTTTCTCAAACCGGGAATTCAGGGCAAGCCTTAATCGGTGCGGCTAATACGGGGCGTAGGGGTTCGATTTCAGGATCTAAACTAGAGTCTAGTAATGTGGATTTGAGCCGGAGTTTAACGAATTTGATTGTGGTTCAAAGGGGGTTTCAAGCGAACTCTAAAGCGGTAACCACATCCGATCAAATCCTTAACACCCTATTGAATCTTAAGCAATAAACTAAAAGATTACTCCAATACAATATAATAGGGGCTAATTTAAAGATTAAGGTTTAGTATGCATGAATACTCGGTCGTTTCTTCTTTAATCGCTCTTTGCGAAGAGCATGCGAAGAAAAATCAAGCCCATAAGATTGAAAGAGTCGTGGTCGGTATTGGCGAAAGAAGTGCTATGGATAAGAGCTTGTTTGTGAGTGCGTTTGAGACTTTTAGAGAAGAATCTTTGGTGTGTAAAGACGCTATTTTAGACATTGTGGATGAAAAGGTTGAATTAGAATGCAAGGATTGTTCGCATGTTTTTAAGCCTAACGCACTAGATTATGGGGTGTGTGAGAAATGCCACAGCAAGAATGTCATTATCACTCAAGGCAATGAAATGCGTTTGTTGTCTTTAGAAATGTTAGCGGAATAAAAACCGATGCAAGAAGAATTGAACGCTTACCAACAAGAAATTAAAGACACTAGAGAAGTTTTAAAAAAAATCCGTTTGGAATTGAAGCAAGTCCAAGAAATCTTGCGTAAGAAAAAGAGCGCTTTGAAAGGTTTGAAGCAAGAAATCTATCAAAAGAAATTAGAAAAAGAACACTCCCGCTCCAACAAAGAAACACAAAATACAGAAAAGGATGTGGTTTTCCCTAAAGCCCTTGAAGAAGTGGAGATTTACACTAAGGACAATCAGGTTGTAATGGCAAAACCCAGCAAGCGCGTGTTTGATGAAGGGATTTACTTGCAATACCGCAGCGTTTTGCGCGAAAACAGGTTTTTAAAAAACCATCTCTCTAAAAAAGATTTTGAAAATGCGTTACTCAAAATTGAATTAAGGGATTTGCATAAAGAAATCAAGCTCTATCAAGTCCAAAACCTTTTGAAAGACAAATAATGCCCACGATTTTAGTGAGCGCTTTAGAAGCGAGCTCTAATATGCATTTAGAGGAATTACGCCGTAATTTGTCTAAAGATTATCGTTTTATTGGGGTGTTTGAAGGAAAAGAGGCGCTTTATAGCCCTAGGGAATTTTCTATCATGGGTTTTAGAGATGTGATAGGCCGTTTGGGGTTTTTACTCAAAGCCCATAAAGAAATGGTCCAATTAGCCAAACAAG
This region of Helicobacter pylori genomic DNA includes:
- the mua gene encoding nickel-binding protein Mua; its protein translation is MQEELNAYQQEIKDTREVLKKIRLELKQVQEILRKKKSALKGLKQEIYQKKLEKEHSRSNKETQNTEKDVVFPKALEEVEIYTKDNQVVMAKPSKRVFDEGIYLQYRSVLRENRFLKNHLSKKDFENALLKIELRDLHKEIKLYQVQNLLKDK
- the hypA gene encoding hydrogenase/urease nickel incorporation protein HypA — protein: MHEYSVVSSLIALCEEHAKKNQAHKIERVVVGIGERSAMDKSLFVSAFETFREESLVCKDAILDIVDEKVELECKDCSHVFKPNALDYGVCEKCHSKNVIITQGNEMRLLSLEMLAE
- the flgE gene encoding flagellar hook protein FlgE — encoded protein: MLRSLWSGVNGMQAHQIALDIESNNIANVNTTGFKYSRASFVDMLSQVKLIATAPYKNGLAGQNDFSVGLGVGVDATTKIFSQGNIQNTDVKTDLAIQGDGFFIISPDRGITRNFTRDGEFLFDSQGSLVTTGGLVVQGWVRNGSDTGNKGSDTDALKVDNTGPLENIRIDPGMVMPARASNRISMRANLNAGRHADQTAAIFALDSSAKTPSDGINPVYDSGTNLAQVAEDMGSLYNEDGDALLLNENQGIWVSYKSAKMIKDILPSAENSTLELNGVKISFTNDSAVSRTSSLVAAKNAINAVKSQTGIEAYLDGKQLRLENTNELDGDEKLKNIVVTQAGTGAFANFLDGDKDVTAFKYSYTHSISPNADIGQFRTTEDLRALIQHDANIVKDPSLADNYQDSAASIGVTINQYGMFEINNKDNKNVIKENLNIFVSGYSSDSVTNNVLFKNAMKGLNTASLIEGGASASSSKFTHATHATSIDVIDSLGTKHAMRIEFYRSGGAEWNFRVIVPEPGELVGGSAARPNVFEGGRLHFNNDGSLAGMNPPLLQFDPKNGADAPQRINLAFGSSGSFDGLTSVDKISETYAIEQNGYQAGDLMDVRFDSDGVLLGAFSNGRTLALAQVALANFANDAGLQALGGNVFSQTGNSGQALIGAANTGRRGSISGSKLESSNVDLSRSLTNLIVVQRGFQANSKAVTTSDQILNTLLNLKQ